A part of Curtobacterium sp. MCLR17_036 genomic DNA contains:
- a CDS encoding LuxR C-terminal-related transcriptional regulator, whose product MSGARGVPRHRVERPRLLARIESALQTGRPVVVAGPPRSGVTTLVRHWASETERTVVTGLTPGEQDAAAVLVVDDAHLFGAEGLHELLARATDVPVVLAGGAGPTLDRIAADTNAVVLDGADLAFDATEAATLLGRSVGVVVAPVVVARTVDGVGGLVGVLAAAAAAVAAEDRPPVDLGSRFHAAVDTATADWIDTVEDCALRSFAERAAVVRSAPVAFLAELADDPSADPVALCRAAAAAGLGSVRGQGFTWFDATARALRASGSARDPDRQREVARRAAAWAITHDDTVTAVDAAVQLDDLDLLSDVLTTAWTRLTGPGAPTIARLLDPVQPRRAARYPVVLAAIARAESTADRHHARASRVNAAVVPSVAAVIGTAHPAEAVFLAAIEMQSRRITGDDAGAQRAADAVRERLDALDAAAADRLAPRLPFVLQQLAATALTAGDVETALATLVHVEPTDGPDGALQRAAADGLAALVHALAGEVDVARRLLSVDGVLDLPTGALASAVVALEDGDTATVLALLHRVDPLFGAFEHWPLVLTLRARATTIAGRVPPADQLAALDAEAQRYRMRAVAGGVGARLLGRARVRLQLAAGQLPQAERGLEALGPVQGWNAAEHVGLALARNEPQRALDLVTAVFAQGGRYEARTTALLVLLRAVALRRTGDVRGAVASFCEAVDTFDRHGLRGELLTPPRDDVLQLLEVADDDRARALFASVSSLSSVMPGPDVSVVLSERESVVLALLAAPHSVPGIAAELHVSVNTVKTQVRSVYRKLGVSSRRDAVEQARLLGLLAA is encoded by the coding sequence GTGAGCGGTGCCCGAGGCGTGCCGCGACACCGGGTCGAGCGACCACGGCTGCTCGCCCGGATCGAGAGCGCGCTGCAGACCGGTCGACCCGTCGTGGTCGCCGGCCCGCCACGGTCCGGCGTCACCACCCTGGTCCGGCACTGGGCGTCGGAGACCGAGCGGACCGTCGTGACCGGGCTGACCCCCGGCGAGCAGGACGCCGCCGCCGTCCTGGTGGTCGACGACGCGCACCTGTTCGGTGCCGAGGGCCTCCACGAGCTCCTCGCCCGTGCCACCGACGTCCCCGTGGTCCTGGCCGGTGGCGCGGGCCCGACGCTCGACCGGATCGCCGCGGACACGAACGCGGTCGTCCTCGACGGCGCGGACCTCGCCTTCGACGCCACCGAGGCCGCGACCCTGCTCGGGCGGAGCGTCGGCGTCGTCGTCGCCCCGGTCGTCGTCGCACGCACCGTCGACGGCGTCGGCGGGCTGGTGGGCGTGCTCGCCGCCGCGGCCGCAGCGGTCGCCGCCGAGGACCGCCCGCCCGTCGACCTCGGCAGCCGCTTCCACGCCGCCGTCGACACCGCCACGGCCGACTGGATCGACACCGTCGAGGACTGCGCGCTGCGGAGCTTCGCCGAACGCGCCGCCGTCGTCCGGTCGGCGCCCGTCGCGTTCCTCGCGGAGCTCGCCGACGACCCGTCGGCCGACCCCGTCGCGCTGTGCCGTGCGGCCGCGGCCGCGGGCCTCGGCTCCGTGCGCGGGCAGGGCTTCACCTGGTTCGACGCCACCGCCCGGGCACTCCGCGCCTCCGGCTCCGCGCGCGACCCCGACCGGCAGCGCGAGGTGGCGCGACGCGCAGCGGCCTGGGCGATCACCCACGACGACACCGTCACCGCCGTGGACGCCGCCGTGCAGCTCGACGACCTCGACCTGCTCTCCGACGTGCTGACGACCGCGTGGACCCGGCTCACCGGGCCCGGCGCCCCGACCATCGCGCGGCTCCTCGACCCGGTCCAGCCCCGTCGGGCCGCCCGGTACCCCGTCGTCCTCGCCGCGATCGCTCGCGCCGAGTCCACCGCCGACCGGCACCACGCCCGGGCGTCCCGCGTGAACGCCGCCGTCGTGCCCTCCGTCGCCGCCGTCATCGGCACCGCCCACCCGGCCGAGGCGGTCTTCCTCGCCGCGATCGAGATGCAGTCCCGTCGCATCACCGGCGACGACGCCGGCGCGCAACGCGCGGCGGACGCGGTCCGCGAACGCCTGGATGCGCTCGACGCGGCGGCCGCCGACCGACTGGCACCGCGCCTCCCGTTCGTCCTGCAGCAGCTCGCAGCCACCGCGCTGACCGCGGGGGACGTCGAGACGGCGCTCGCGACCCTGGTGCACGTCGAGCCGACCGACGGACCGGACGGAGCGCTGCAACGCGCCGCCGCCGACGGGCTGGCCGCCCTCGTGCACGCCCTGGCCGGCGAGGTCGACGTCGCCCGGCGACTGCTCTCGGTCGACGGCGTGCTCGACCTGCCCACCGGCGCACTGGCGAGCGCCGTCGTCGCGCTCGAGGACGGCGACACCGCCACCGTCCTCGCGCTGCTGCACCGCGTCGACCCGCTCTTCGGGGCGTTCGAGCACTGGCCCCTCGTCCTCACCCTGCGGGCGCGCGCCACGACCATCGCCGGACGCGTGCCGCCGGCCGACCAGCTCGCGGCGCTCGACGCCGAGGCACAGCGCTACCGGATGCGGGCGGTCGCGGGCGGGGTCGGCGCCCGGCTGCTCGGACGGGCGCGCGTGCGGCTGCAGCTCGCCGCCGGACAGCTGCCGCAGGCGGAGCGAGGCCTCGAGGCCCTCGGCCCCGTCCAGGGCTGGAACGCCGCGGAGCACGTCGGTCTCGCGCTCGCCCGCAACGAGCCGCAGCGTGCCCTCGACCTCGTCACCGCCGTCTTCGCGCAGGGCGGCCGGTACGAGGCGCGGACGACCGCACTGCTCGTGCTGCTCCGCGCGGTGGCGCTGCGGCGGACCGGGGACGTGCGCGGCGCGGTCGCGTCCTTCTGCGAGGCCGTCGACACGTTCGACCGGCACGGTCTGCGCGGGGAGCTGCTCACCCCGCCCCGCGACGACGTCCTGCAGCTGCTCGAGGTCGCGGACGACGACCGGGCGCGGGCGCTGTTCGCCTCGGTGTCGTCCCTGTCGTCGGTGATGCCCGGACCCGACGTGTCGGTGGTGCTGTCCGAGCGGGAGTCCGTGGTGCTCGCACTGCTGGCCGCCCCGCACAGCGTGCCCGGGATCGCGGCGGAGCTGCACGTGTCGGTGAACACGGTGAAGACGCAGGTCCGCAGCGTCTACCGGAAGCTCGGGGTGTCGTCCCGGCGCGATGCGGTCGAGCAGGCGCGGTTGCTGGGGTTGCTGGCGGCGTAG
- a CDS encoding LacI family DNA-binding transcriptional regulator: MGDGKPATIYDVAARAGVSKSLVSLVLQRSSRVSDQRREAVLKAIQELDYRPSTAAVSLAGTRSRTVGVVLDDFRNQWFVDLLTGLRESLQDQGHRLVVADRFLNTGLDASPVEGFLSMRVEGIVIAGEPDTDLAIPASMPLVIAGGRVSIPRADTVANDDRAGGGMAAEHLLDLGHTRLGFVGARSAASAERRAGFEAAASGRASVCVTVLPEEPTEDAGSRGLRALLDEHPDVTAVFAANDVMALGAMSELAERGLRVPEDVSVIGYDDTPVAATRYVGLTSIDDRSVEIGRGAGERLLARIADPTVAATEVLVEPRLVARRTTAPR, from the coding sequence ATGGGAGACGGCAAGCCCGCGACCATCTACGACGTCGCCGCGCGCGCCGGGGTGTCGAAGTCCCTCGTCTCCCTGGTGTTGCAGCGGTCATCGCGGGTGAGCGACCAACGTCGCGAGGCCGTGCTCAAGGCCATCCAGGAGCTCGACTACCGGCCCTCGACGGCCGCGGTCTCGCTCGCGGGCACGCGCAGCCGGACGGTGGGCGTGGTGCTCGACGACTTCCGGAACCAGTGGTTCGTCGACCTGCTCACCGGCCTGCGCGAGTCCCTGCAGGACCAGGGCCACCGCCTCGTCGTCGCCGACCGGTTCCTCAACACGGGGCTCGATGCCTCGCCCGTCGAGGGCTTCCTGTCCATGCGCGTCGAGGGCATCGTCATCGCCGGTGAGCCGGACACCGACCTGGCGATCCCGGCCTCGATGCCGCTGGTGATCGCCGGCGGCCGTGTGTCGATCCCCCGCGCGGACACGGTGGCGAACGACGACCGCGCCGGCGGTGGCATGGCCGCCGAGCACCTGCTCGACCTCGGCCACACGCGGCTCGGCTTCGTCGGCGCGCGCTCGGCCGCGTCCGCCGAACGGCGCGCCGGGTTCGAGGCCGCGGCGTCCGGGCGTGCCTCGGTGTGCGTCACGGTCCTGCCGGAGGAGCCCACCGAGGACGCCGGCTCACGCGGTCTGCGCGCACTGCTCGACGAGCACCCCGACGTCACGGCGGTCTTCGCGGCGAACGACGTCATGGCGCTCGGTGCGATGTCCGAGCTGGCCGAGCGGGGCCTCCGCGTCCCCGAGGACGTCTCGGTGATCGGCTACGACGACACCCCCGTCGCGGCGACGCGCTACGTGGGGCTCACGAGCATCGACGACCGCAGCGTCGAGATCGGCCGCGGTGCCGGCGAACGGCTGCTCGCGCGGATCGCCGACCCCACGGTGGCCGCCACCGAGGTCCTCGTCGAGCCCCGGCTCGTCGCGCGCCGCACCACTGCGCCGCGCTGA
- a CDS encoding DUF559 domain-containing protein: MPTSTPAALWVDCGAMLSVDQLVVLGDAIVTERRCGTTIDDLAAAVALAGARSGVRRLRAALALVRVGAGSPQETRARLAIVRAGLPEPELQVDVFDEAGRFVGRVDMAYPDERIVVEYEGDHHRTDAEQWGRDLRRYRAMERLGWTVVRWTKSDLDTPASGATDHLRALLVRRPERPRPLGGPTS, from the coding sequence ATGCCGACGAGCACGCCTGCGGCGCTGTGGGTGGACTGCGGCGCGATGCTCTCCGTCGACCAGCTCGTCGTGCTCGGGGACGCCATCGTCACGGAACGACGGTGCGGGACGACGATCGACGACCTCGCCGCCGCCGTCGCCCTGGCCGGGGCGCGTTCGGGTGTCCGCAGACTGCGCGCGGCACTCGCGCTCGTCCGGGTCGGGGCCGGCTCGCCGCAGGAGACCCGGGCGCGGCTGGCGATCGTGCGCGCCGGACTGCCCGAGCCGGAGCTGCAGGTCGACGTCTTCGACGAGGCCGGGCGCTTCGTCGGCAGGGTCGACATGGCGTACCCGGACGAGCGCATCGTCGTCGAGTACGAGGGCGACCACCACCGGACCGACGCCGAGCAGTGGGGGCGTGACCTCCGCCGCTACCGTGCGATGGAACGACTCGGGTGGACGGTCGTCCGGTGGACGAAGTCCGACCTCGACACCCCGGCGTCCGGCGCGACCGACCACCTGCGGGCACTGCTCGTCCGCCGGCCCGAGCGTCCGCGCCCGCTCGGCGGACCGACTTCGTGA
- a CDS encoding YhgE/Pip domain-containing protein produces MTTTSLVRAELARLTATPLARLAFIALMVVPLLYGGAYLWANRDPYAKLDQIPAAIVDLDAGATLDGDHVDYGTDVADEAIDGGDFKWTETTAADARSGVRNGTYDFVVTIPHDFSEHLVSAQSDDPTQAQLVMTTADTNSYLASTIAEQAGKTMRTAVAERVGKQAAKSLLVGLADVRDSLGDAVDGADQLASGSAKADTGAHTLADGTAELSAGAASLADGTASLPSQTQRLDSGAQQVASGASTLASGLASAQQQTAALPAQTQQLNAGAQQVAAGNEQLADTIDSYSADVESLRPVDAATVLADITDNLPEGVELTEEQQAALQATVTDAVARVNSAGASAKRTYETTKTSVDRLRDGSAQVAAGTSSLASAAPTLASGISSAASGASTLSSGASQVAAGTSKLAAAAPSLSSGAASLASGAAAADRGASSLASGLDELKKGSAKLAHSLDEGRTKIPASDASQRESQASVISDPVTVGDDNVAAASNYGAGLAPFFISLAAWIGMYALFLILKPISKRAITAARKPLAVVFGGWLTPALLGLVQMAALFLIVRFALDLDVVHAGGTIGVMVLASATFAAIIMALNVLLGSVGQFLGLVLMLVQLVTAGGTFPWQTLPGPLAALHFALPMTYSVDAIRQTMYGGDLGAAWSDAGVLLCWLLGALLVSFVVTARQTRSRTLRDLRPSLIG; encoded by the coding sequence GTGACCACCACCTCGCTCGTCCGCGCCGAACTGGCGCGACTCACCGCGACCCCGCTCGCACGACTCGCGTTCATCGCGCTCATGGTCGTGCCGCTGCTCTACGGCGGCGCCTACCTGTGGGCGAACCGCGACCCGTACGCCAAGCTCGACCAGATCCCCGCCGCGATCGTCGACCTCGACGCCGGCGCCACGCTCGACGGCGACCACGTCGACTACGGCACCGACGTCGCGGACGAGGCGATCGACGGCGGCGACTTCAAGTGGACCGAGACGACCGCCGCGGACGCCCGCTCCGGGGTGCGGAACGGCACCTACGACTTCGTCGTGACCATCCCGCACGACTTCTCCGAGCACCTGGTGTCCGCGCAGTCCGACGACCCCACGCAGGCGCAGCTCGTCATGACGACCGCCGACACGAACTCGTACCTGGCGTCGACCATCGCCGAGCAGGCCGGCAAGACCATGCGCACCGCCGTCGCCGAACGGGTCGGCAAGCAGGCCGCGAAGTCCCTGCTCGTCGGACTCGCCGACGTCCGCGACAGCCTCGGCGACGCCGTCGACGGCGCGGACCAGCTCGCCTCCGGCTCGGCGAAGGCCGACACCGGAGCGCACACGCTGGCCGACGGCACCGCGGAGCTCAGCGCCGGAGCCGCCTCGCTCGCCGACGGAACGGCGTCCCTGCCCTCCCAGACCCAGCGCCTCGACAGCGGCGCACAGCAGGTGGCGTCCGGTGCGTCGACCCTGGCGTCCGGCCTCGCGAGCGCGCAGCAGCAGACCGCCGCACTGCCCGCGCAGACACAGCAGCTGAACGCCGGGGCGCAGCAGGTCGCCGCCGGCAACGAGCAGCTCGCCGACACGATCGACTCGTACAGCGCCGACGTCGAGTCGCTCCGGCCCGTCGACGCCGCCACGGTGCTCGCCGACATCACCGACAACCTGCCCGAGGGCGTCGAGCTCACCGAGGAGCAGCAGGCAGCGCTGCAGGCGACCGTCACCGACGCCGTCGCCCGGGTCAACAGTGCCGGCGCCTCGGCGAAGCGCACCTACGAGACCACGAAGACCTCGGTCGACCGGCTGCGCGACGGCTCCGCGCAGGTCGCGGCCGGCACCTCGTCGCTCGCGTCCGCGGCGCCCACGCTCGCCTCCGGCATCTCCTCGGCGGCGAGCGGTGCGTCCACGCTGTCGTCGGGCGCCTCGCAGGTCGCTGCCGGCACGTCGAAGCTGGCGGCGGCCGCTCCCTCGCTGTCGTCGGGTGCTGCGTCGCTCGCCTCGGGTGCGGCCGCCGCGGACCGCGGTGCCTCGTCGCTCGCCTCGGGCCTGGACGAGCTGAAGAAGGGCTCGGCGAAGTTGGCCCACTCGCTCGACGAGGGCCGCACGAAGATCCCGGCGTCGGACGCCTCGCAGCGGGAGTCGCAGGCCTCGGTCATCTCCGACCCGGTCACCGTCGGGGACGACAACGTCGCCGCCGCGTCGAACTACGGTGCCGGCCTCGCCCCGTTCTTCATCTCGCTGGCGGCCTGGATCGGCATGTACGCGCTGTTCCTCATCCTCAAGCCGATCTCGAAGCGTGCCATCACGGCGGCACGCAAGCCCCTCGCGGTGGTGTTCGGCGGCTGGCTGACCCCGGCACTGCTCGGACTCGTGCAGATGGCGGCGCTGTTCCTGATCGTGCGGTTCGCGCTCGACCTCGACGTCGTGCACGCCGGCGGCACCATCGGCGTCATGGTGCTGGCCTCGGCGACCTTCGCCGCGATCATCATGGCGCTCAACGTGCTGCTCGGGTCGGTCGGACAGTTCCTCGGGCTCGTGCTCATGCTCGTGCAGCTCGTCACCGCCGGCGGCACGTTCCCGTGGCAGACCCTGCCGGGGCCGTTGGCGGCGCTGCACTTCGCGCTGCCGATGACGTACTCCGTCGACGCGATCCGGCAGACGATGTACGGCGGGGACCTCGGCGCCGCGTGGTCGGACGCGGGCGTGCTGCTGTGCTGGTTGCTCGGTGCACTCCTGGTGTCCTTCGTGGTGACGGCGCGGCAGACCCGTTCCCGGACGCTGCGCGACCTGCGGCCGAGCCTGATCGGGTAG
- a CDS encoding TetR/AcrR family transcriptional regulator yields MTTADQPVRAPRRDATENRAALIDAAKTCLQRDPDASIETIAAAAGLSRRAVYGHFPSRDDLVREVVTAGAARIAAAMPTSSDLQELPPAARLAAIAVTLWSEVSHVRSMARVAVRSPFAEPVAEVFAPLRAQVRDACALGITEGTMRDDVDPATLGRLVEGACIAVLDEATRSGTPDEDGRRMVVLSALGMAGIDWRTALLSEPVAAPSAKEPA; encoded by the coding sequence GTGACCACCGCCGACCAGCCCGTCCGTGCGCCCCGCCGCGACGCCACGGAGAACCGGGCAGCACTCATCGACGCCGCGAAGACCTGTCTGCAGCGTGACCCCGACGCGTCGATCGAGACCATCGCCGCGGCCGCCGGACTGTCCCGGCGCGCGGTGTACGGACATTTCCCCTCGCGTGACGACCTCGTGCGCGAGGTCGTCACGGCCGGGGCGGCCCGGATCGCCGCCGCCATGCCGACGAGCTCCGACCTGCAGGAACTCCCCCCGGCCGCCCGCCTCGCCGCCATCGCGGTGACGCTGTGGTCCGAGGTCTCGCACGTCCGGTCGATGGCCCGGGTGGCCGTCCGGAGCCCCTTCGCCGAACCCGTCGCCGAGGTGTTCGCCCCCCTGCGCGCACAGGTCCGCGACGCGTGCGCCCTCGGGATCACCGAGGGCACGATGCGCGACGACGTCGACCCCGCCACGCTCGGACGCCTGGTCGAGGGTGCCTGCATCGCCGTGCTCGACGAGGCCACCCGCTCCGGGACGCCCGACGAGGACGGCCGCCGCATGGTCGTGCTGTCCGCGCTCGGCATGGCCGGCATCGACTGGCGCACCGCCCTGCTCTCCGAACCCGTGGCCGCCCCCTCCGCGAAGGAGCCCGCATGA